The DNA sequence TTGCCGGCGCTGACTTCTTATAAATACGTCGTACGTGGAACCGGACAAATCAGATAGTCCAACAGGAGGGAATCAACCATGAACAATCACCAAGCTAGTTCCATCGAAGGACGAATTGGCTTTCTCGGTGCAGGTTCCATCGTAGAGGCGATGCTGTCCGGCATTTTGAAAAAAGGACTTTTCTCCGCCGATCGGGTCTACGTAACCAACCGGAGCAATTCGGAGAGACTGGATCTGTTGACAGAAACATACGGGGTGAATACTACCCATGAAAAGATGGATGTGATCAAGGCAGCCGATATTCTGATCCTGGCGATGAAGCCAAAGGATTCGGCAGAAGCGCTCAAGGAACTGGCTGGTTCCGTCCATCCCGGTCAATTGGTGATTTCCGTAATCGCCGGAGTCTCCACCACCTTGATCGGAGAATGGCTGGGAGTGAACTGCCCGATCATCCGAACCATGCCGAATACGTCTTCCGCCGTCGGCTTGTCAGCAACGGGTCTCGCGGCCAATCAATTTGTTACGGAAGATCAGCTCTTGCTCGCCACTCGCTTGTTCGAAGCGATCGGGACCGTCTATACAGTCGCTGAAGAAGAGCTCGATATCGTCACGGGCCTTTCCGGGAGTGGACCTGCGTATATTTACTACCTCGTCGAAGCGATGATGGGCGCTGGGGCAACTGCTGGTCTGGACAGAGAAATGGCGCGTCAGCTGACGCTGCAAACTCTGCTTGGTGCCGCACACATGCTGATGGACACCCGCGAAGAACCTGCTCTACTACGTAAAAAGGTCACCAGCCCTGGTGGAACAACGCAAGCGGGGTTGGAAGTGCTAGAATCTTATCAATTCCAGGAGGCCGTTACTTCTGCGATCCTGCGCGCTACGGAACGCTCGCGGGAAATGGGCGCC is a window from the Brevibacillus choshinensis genome containing:
- the proC gene encoding pyrroline-5-carboxylate reductase; the encoded protein is MNNHQASSIEGRIGFLGAGSIVEAMLSGILKKGLFSADRVYVTNRSNSERLDLLTETYGVNTTHEKMDVIKAADILILAMKPKDSAEALKELAGSVHPGQLVISVIAGVSTTLIGEWLGVNCPIIRTMPNTSSAVGLSATGLAANQFVTEDQLLLATRLFEAIGTVYTVAEEELDIVTGLSGSGPAYIYYLVEAMMGAGATAGLDREMARQLTLQTLLGAAHMLMDTREEPALLRKKVTSPGGTTQAGLEVLESYQFQEAVTSAILRATERSREMGAAYQ